One genomic segment of Brevibacillus laterosporus LMG 15441 includes these proteins:
- a CDS encoding DUF2634 domain-containing protein, with amino-acid sequence MTDFGNDIMIANGEIVWNGDEIVMVEGERNVIQQAYLRCQADLGESLIFPEYGSTLRGYQGKSFTSESKIAAESEATQRLLMVGDGWIEEVLRCDVSLIEVNEKKKMLVQAKVKIRGVETPQDMDWSF; translated from the coding sequence ATGACGGATTTTGGGAATGACATTATGATCGCAAATGGTGAGATCGTTTGGAATGGCGATGAAATCGTTATGGTAGAGGGGGAACGCAATGTTATACAGCAAGCGTACCTACGTTGCCAAGCAGATTTAGGAGAAAGCCTGATCTTTCCAGAGTACGGTAGCACATTGAGAGGATACCAAGGTAAGTCATTTACAAGCGAAAGCAAGATAGCAGCCGAATCCGAAGCCACTCAGCGTCTATTAATGGTGGGAGATGGATGGATCGAAGAGGTCTTGCGTTGTGACGTTTCCTTGATCGAAGTCAATGAAAAAAAGAAGATGTTAGTCCAAGCGAAAGTAAAAATCAGAGGGGTAGAAACGCCTCAAGACATGGATTGGAGCTTTTAA
- a CDS encoding phage holin family protein — MRLTTDIQTLFKPGNGIAALVGAVALPWIDILYGAERREVLVFFCLIIGADWLTGVCASKREKTYSSDYGIRKGIPRTLFIFLLPIIANFFDAALKTPGFLFYGVIFGLSYHTWISVTANTVRAGWGQFVPTSVMKIIGSELKAKSERSQKHKEGK, encoded by the coding sequence ATGCGGCTAACAACGGATATTCAAACTTTATTCAAGCCAGGAAACGGCATTGCTGCTCTTGTAGGGGCCGTGGCCCTCCCGTGGATCGATATTTTATACGGTGCAGAGCGTCGAGAAGTATTGGTTTTTTTCTGTCTAATAATTGGAGCGGATTGGCTTACAGGTGTTTGCGCATCGAAAAGAGAGAAAACCTATTCGTCTGATTATGGAATCAGGAAAGGAATACCACGTACGCTATTCATCTTCTTGTTGCCTATCATTGCTAATTTTTTTGACGCTGCCTTAAAGACTCCCGGATTCCTTTTTTATGGAGTCATATTCGGCTTGTCCTACCATACATGGATAAGCGTAACAGCAAATACGGTGCGCGCGGGCTGGGGGCAGTTTGTACCCACATCTGTTATGAAAATTATAGGTTCGGAACTGAAGGCAAAATCAGAACGTTCTCAAAAGCATAAGGAGGGGAAATGA
- a CDS encoding CD1375 family protein translates to MDSMVPIYCSLIKSGDKTLEQVPQKIREKVESQLNANEAD, encoded by the coding sequence ATGGATTCAATGGTTCCGATCTACTGCTCACTGATTAAGTCTGGAGACAAAACTTTGGAGCAGGTTCCCCAAAAAATTAGAGAGAAAGTTGAAAGTCAACTGAACGCCAATGAAGCTGATTAA
- a CDS encoding glycoside hydrolase family 73 protein, with protein sequence MKPQDFIGKIAPSAVADMKKTKIPASLTIAQAILESAWGESGLTKRGNNLFGIKGTGPAGVCAMPTKENYNGQWTTITANFRAYNDWGESIADHSKLILNGTRDKPSRYHGVLGADYKTACHAIHKGGYATDPGYPGKLIGLIEKYGLAKYDKEETTVKPEVANEIISHLQGQWAFYNQMGMKDKAVRIGQLSDELRVASGQARKNE encoded by the coding sequence ATGAAACCACAAGACTTTATAGGTAAGATTGCACCTAGCGCTGTAGCGGACATGAAGAAAACCAAGATACCTGCATCTCTTACGATCGCTCAGGCTATCCTTGAATCAGCTTGGGGAGAAAGTGGACTAACTAAACGAGGAAACAACCTCTTTGGTATCAAAGGAACAGGCCCAGCAGGTGTTTGCGCTATGCCTACAAAGGAGAATTACAACGGTCAATGGACAACTATCACGGCTAATTTCAGAGCTTACAACGATTGGGGAGAGTCTATTGCAGACCATTCCAAACTAATCTTAAACGGTACAAGAGACAAGCCGTCGCGCTATCATGGCGTGCTAGGTGCTGATTATAAGACTGCTTGCCACGCGATCCACAAGGGCGGATATGCCACTGATCCTGGTTATCCAGGTAAGCTAATTGGGTTGATCGAAAAGTACGGTCTAGCGAAATATGATAAGGAGGAAACAACAGTGAAACCAGAGGTAGCGAACGAAATTATTAGCCATTTACAGGGACAATGGGCTTTTTACAATCAGATGGGAATGAAGGATAAGGCTGTGAGGATCGGGCAATTGTCGGATGAGTTGAGAGTTGCAAGTGGGCAAGCAAGAAAGAATGAATAA
- a CDS encoding DUF3238 domain-containing protein, whose amino-acid sequence MGNFIITFKTFIPEAKIEEPVWGHWYKGDNRGFDFYGSYRTKQKIVINFDNKTIEDKPYIGETHNLTTGETGTAPTSDLKLLDVQWSGSNQVKFKVVCSSKNPLVKGAPAIDYEFKVTFKSDGTGFIEGLHDGFPNYEVYINTSSSLGRNKNVIYTYGHKNETARALFPPMDKGVSRRPFAVRIGK is encoded by the coding sequence TTGGGAAATTTTATAATTACTTTTAAAACATTTATTCCAGAAGCTAAAATAGAAGAACCTGTCTGGGGTCACTGGTATAAAGGTGATAATCGAGGTTTTGATTTTTATGGAAGTTATCGTACCAAACAAAAAATTGTAATTAATTTTGATAATAAGACTATTGAAGATAAGCCTTATATTGGCGAAACTCATAATTTGACAACAGGAGAAACAGGAACTGCACCTACGAGTGACCTTAAATTACTTGATGTACAATGGAGTGGTTCAAATCAAGTAAAATTTAAAGTTGTTTGCTCAAGTAAAAATCCTTTGGTTAAAGGAGCTCCGGCGATTGATTACGAGTTTAAAGTAACTTTTAAATCAGATGGTACTGGATTTATTGAAGGATTGCATGACGGGTTCCCAAATTATGAAGTATATATCAATACTTCAAGTTCATTGGGAAGAAATAAAAACGTTATTTATACGTATGGTCATAAAAATGAAACAGCTAGGGCTCTCTTTCCTCCAATGGATAAGGGTGTAAGTCGTCGTCCATTTGCAGTTCGCATTGGCAAGTAA
- a CDS encoding sigma-70 family RNA polymerase sigma factor, which produces MMDTINKKSAKNKIIANFLSREENKSLYDKVISNPLDTGASEKLNESFIEYFGEIRLVKYFASLIEFSSINYSKKNREAEEKLVPIIFENDAKETISNEDDYFTENNDLLEVIGNESLYIALTTLTDKEKLILKYLVIDGYDVIFISKKTNTTKQSVSKTKIRALNKLKKLLVER; this is translated from the coding sequence ATGATGGATACAATTAACAAAAAATCTGCGAAAAATAAAATAATCGCTAACTTCTTGAGCAGAGAAGAGAATAAGAGTCTTTATGACAAAGTGATTTCAAACCCTTTAGACACTGGAGCAAGTGAAAAACTAAATGAAAGTTTCATAGAATATTTTGGTGAAATAAGGTTGGTAAAATATTTTGCTTCTTTAATAGAGTTTTCTTCCATCAATTATTCTAAGAAAAATCGTGAGGCAGAAGAAAAACTAGTCCCCATAATTTTTGAGAATGATGCAAAAGAAACAATTTCTAATGAGGATGATTATTTTACAGAAAACAATGACCTTTTAGAGGTAATTGGAAACGAAAGTTTGTACATAGCGTTAACCACATTAACTGATAAAGAAAAATTGATATTAAAGTATTTAGTTATTGATGGGTACGATGTTATTTTTATTTCAAAGAAGACAAATACAACTAAGCAATCAGTGTCAAAGACGAAGATTAGGGCACTAAATAAGTTGAAAAAGTTACTTGTGGAAAGGTAG
- a CDS encoding helix-turn-helix domain-containing protein, producing the protein MTLIELIKKAKQHDTDAMIKICEKFEPKIRKEIAKAPNHLKEDLRQEIAKNIIEAVYRYDMKSIPDLFEYINSNKKRLG; encoded by the coding sequence ATGACTTTAATTGAATTGATTAAAAAAGCAAAGCAACATGATACAGATGCAATGATTAAAATTTGTGAAAAATTTGAGCCGAAAATTCGGAAAGAGATTGCAAAAGCACCTAATCATTTAAAAGAAGATTTAAGACAAGAAATCGCAAAAAATATAATAGAAGCAGTATACAGATATGATATGAAAAGCATTCCTGATTTATTTGAATATATTAATTCTAATAAAAAAAGATTAGGTTGA
- a CDS encoding Kelch repeat-containing protein: MNLKKIGLFAIAMIMTLFSFQTYSFAAEEMEWVKKAPMPNGKESLRSLVYEDRIYVYGGYGNDMATSALEMYDPEIDQWKQLASSSIPRFKTGLVQSQGKFYAIGGYNYTFPDKVTNKVEEYDPNSNTWVAKQDMPTPRYDVYPITLGEQIYTFGGASKDGRSDAVEVFNPQTDTWITKNPMPVKADRAIPFLINNSIYVLAVNHNTEVPTFLYNYNPIEDTWTFIKQAPELYGTVYVHVNDEKVFYFGSSLSYYDSLSKKLVQYPVKPLGRSNFTSEFVNDHLYAIGGYKDLNDVFELAISDTSKPDPDPDPNLNPDPNPEPNPNPTGNALLVIYMDSGLIKEYEMTNEEIRNFTEWYEGRAKGNGREAYIVNKKYNIGPFNSRKDFISYSHIESFEVQEYSR; the protein is encoded by the coding sequence ATGAACCTAAAGAAAATAGGATTATTCGCTATTGCGATGATTATGACCTTGTTTAGTTTTCAAACGTATTCGTTTGCAGCAGAAGAAATGGAATGGGTTAAAAAAGCACCAATGCCAAATGGAAAAGAAAGTCTTCGTAGTTTAGTCTATGAAGATAGGATATACGTATATGGTGGATATGGAAACGATATGGCAACTTCAGCACTCGAAATGTATGATCCGGAAATAGATCAGTGGAAACAATTAGCCAGTTCTTCTATTCCAAGATTCAAAACAGGACTTGTTCAAAGTCAAGGTAAATTTTATGCTATAGGAGGATATAATTATACATTCCCTGATAAAGTAACAAATAAAGTTGAAGAATACGATCCGAATTCAAATACTTGGGTTGCAAAACAAGATATGCCCACACCACGTTATGATGTTTATCCCATAACCTTAGGAGAACAAATTTACACTTTCGGTGGAGCTTCAAAAGATGGAAGATCGGACGCAGTAGAAGTATTTAATCCCCAAACAGATACTTGGATTACGAAAAATCCAATGCCTGTTAAAGCAGATAGAGCCATTCCTTTTCTTATCAATAACTCTATTTATGTACTTGCTGTTAATCATAATACAGAAGTCCCTACTTTTCTTTATAACTATAACCCTATAGAGGATACATGGACGTTTATAAAACAGGCCCCTGAATTATATGGAACCGTCTATGTACATGTTAATGATGAAAAAGTTTTTTACTTTGGGAGTAGTTTATCCTACTATGACTCACTTTCAAAAAAATTAGTACAGTATCCTGTTAAACCGCTAGGAAGAAGTAATTTTACATCTGAATTTGTGAATGATCATCTTTATGCTATAGGTGGTTATAAAGATTTAAATGACGTATTTGAATTAGCCATTTCAGATACATCTAAACCAGATCCAGATCCAGACCCTAATCTGAATCCTGATCCTAACCCAGAACCAAATCCAAATCCAACTGGAAACGCACTCTTAGTTATCTACATGGATAGTGGTTTAATCAAAGAATATGAAATGACAAATGAAGAAATCAGAAACTTTACCGAATGGTATGAAGGTAGAGCCAAAGGAAACGGTAGAGAAGCCTACATCGTTAATAAGAAATACAACATCGGACCTTTCAATTCTAGAAAAGACTTCATTAGCTACAGTCATATTGAAAGCTTTGAAGTCCAAGAATACAGTAGATAA
- a CDS encoding baseplate J/gp47 family protein, whose translation MKFPSKNEFTQKLVEFFVGEGKALSDLPNQWFTKFLILALRESLFAIIIVIQAVYEQITTLGAKGEILDQRGYESGVDRKQASKAIHSVTIQKSAPVYEDTPVPDHFLVTTTPNGSNPPIMFRVVEGQNKNITAGQSSVENVLIECEEEGEIGNVPPNSINLIAQAGFDYVTDSKVVSYGTDLEDEEIYRGRILERRRRPGRGGAEDDYKFWAESVQGVVSARVIPLHRGNGTIDISVAGVNGIPDQEVIQRCQQYIEKKAPAGMKDGGVLVISPTPITIDITISNTVWTLGYDLELGAPHVINNLRHYIEKISNRDRIIRFLDIITIAKQTFDPEDSQKQNPILLDFVMEHPLENRALAEDEMAVVGEIIVK comes from the coding sequence TTGAAGTTTCCATCAAAAAATGAGTTCACGCAAAAGCTCGTGGAGTTTTTTGTTGGCGAGGGAAAAGCACTATCAGATTTACCAAATCAATGGTTTACCAAGTTCTTAATCCTTGCCCTACGTGAATCTCTGTTTGCGATTATTATCGTGATCCAAGCTGTATACGAACAAATAACCACACTGGGAGCAAAGGGTGAGATCCTAGACCAAAGAGGGTATGAATCGGGTGTCGATCGAAAACAAGCTTCGAAGGCTATCCACTCCGTCACTATTCAGAAAAGCGCTCCTGTCTATGAGGACACGCCTGTACCTGATCACTTTTTAGTAACAACAACGCCAAACGGTAGCAACCCACCTATCATGTTTCGAGTGGTAGAAGGTCAAAACAAAAACATCACTGCCGGTCAAAGCTCAGTTGAAAATGTCCTGATTGAATGTGAGGAAGAAGGAGAAATTGGGAATGTGCCGCCTAATTCCATTAACCTTATTGCCCAAGCGGGCTTTGATTATGTAACTGACTCGAAGGTAGTTAGCTATGGAACCGACCTTGAAGACGAGGAAATCTATCGTGGACGAATATTGGAAAGAAGACGTAGACCAGGACGCGGCGGTGCTGAAGACGATTATAAGTTTTGGGCCGAGAGCGTCCAAGGTGTTGTTTCTGCACGAGTAATTCCGTTGCATCGCGGCAATGGGACCATTGATATCAGCGTCGCAGGCGTCAACGGAATTCCGGATCAAGAGGTTATCCAGCGGTGCCAGCAATACATTGAAAAAAAGGCGCCCGCAGGAATGAAGGATGGCGGCGTTTTAGTAATAAGCCCTACACCAATAACAATCGATATTACGATATCTAATACCGTTTGGACTCTTGGCTATGATCTTGAATTAGGAGCTCCGCACGTCATTAACAATTTGCGGCACTATATCGAGAAAATATCCAATAGGGATCGAATCATTCGCTTTTTAGACATCATCACGATTGCGAAGCAGACATTTGATCCAGAAGACTCGCAAAAACAAAACCCTATCCTACTTGATTTTGTCATGGAGCACCCTCTTGAAAACAGGGCGCTGGCTGAAGACGAAATGGCGGTAGTTGGGGAAATTATTGTGAAATAA
- a CDS encoding putative phage tail protein, with amino-acid sequence MGFKDFIFSFFPSGWLNPSADGNKRFFGGLGKSFDYVYDLAHQVELESSVSTAVFTLSDREIECGLAPDPSLDVEFRRARLIARTQEEDGPVNTEDFEKALGLLSNGIAKIIPDHANYSVTYHLEFSKSLTLNLLLLEEYIRRNKLAHLAHSYRIAPTTSSVQFFTEEKTTVYVSTYQECGTFVAGGGWSLA; translated from the coding sequence ATGGGATTTAAAGATTTTATCTTTAGTTTCTTTCCTTCTGGATGGTTGAATCCCAGTGCTGATGGAAACAAACGCTTTTTTGGGGGACTTGGCAAGTCCTTTGATTACGTTTATGACTTGGCCCATCAAGTCGAGTTAGAATCATCCGTATCGACAGCCGTTTTTACTTTGTCTGATCGAGAAATCGAATGCGGACTTGCTCCCGATCCATCTCTTGATGTGGAATTTCGTAGGGCTCGCTTAATCGCGCGGACGCAAGAGGAAGACGGTCCGGTTAACACCGAGGATTTTGAAAAAGCATTAGGGCTTTTATCAAATGGGATAGCGAAGATAATTCCTGATCACGCAAATTATTCTGTGACTTATCATCTTGAATTTTCAAAATCGCTCACATTGAACTTACTGTTACTTGAGGAATACATCCGGAGAAATAAACTTGCTCATTTAGCCCATTCTTATCGAATTGCTCCTACTACGAGCTCCGTACAATTTTTCACGGAAGAAAAGACAACCGTATACGTATCCACTTACCAGGAGTGCGGGACGTTTGTCGCGGGAGGTGGATGGTCATTAGCTTAA
- a CDS encoding helix-turn-helix domain-containing protein, producing MKNNKSHFSTFNPQKLTDAREARGLTLKELSELVGVSHQAISKFEKGATTPSSQTLERISDTLTMPIHYFFSNSKEATEDSVVFFRSRAAATVKSKKIHSKRINWVKIIHKYLDDILEFPELDIPKYNVSDVYEPIAFEEIDEIANTVRKKWGLGDGPISNILLLLEKKGAIISRATFADYKIDACSRWENDERPYIFLGNDKTAPRSRFDVAHELGHLILHPNLKLSEFNNKVNYKLIEKEADRFASAFLLPASSFGNEVMSSSLDHFVSLKKRWKISIQAMAYRAYQLNILNEYQFIYLRKKLASNNQLKNEPLDDVIPFEEPSALKQAIELILQHGIKTKEELVYEIGLFRNDIEILANLEPGYLLDTAKHLNVISFKLKKDKL from the coding sequence GTGAAAAATAACAAGTCTCACTTCTCAACTTTCAACCCTCAAAAACTAACTGACGCGAGAGAAGCTAGAGGTCTTACACTGAAAGAGCTCTCTGAATTAGTTGGGGTCTCCCATCAAGCCATCTCTAAATTCGAAAAAGGGGCAACCACTCCTAGTTCTCAAACTCTAGAACGCATTTCTGATACTCTTACAATGCCTATTCATTATTTTTTTAGTAATAGTAAAGAGGCAACAGAAGATAGTGTAGTCTTCTTTAGAAGTAGAGCTGCGGCTACAGTTAAATCAAAAAAGATTCATTCTAAAAGAATTAACTGGGTTAAAATAATTCATAAATACCTAGATGATATATTAGAATTTCCAGAATTAGATATCCCTAAATACAATGTATCTGACGTTTATGAACCTATTGCATTTGAAGAGATAGACGAGATAGCTAATACAGTTAGAAAAAAATGGGGTTTAGGTGATGGTCCCATCAGTAACATTTTGTTATTGCTTGAAAAGAAGGGAGCTATAATTTCAAGAGCTACCTTTGCTGATTATAAAATTGATGCATGCTCTAGATGGGAAAACGATGAGAGGCCCTATATATTTTTAGGCAATGATAAAACTGCCCCACGTTCGCGATTTGACGTTGCTCATGAATTAGGTCATTTAATTTTGCATCCAAACTTGAAATTAAGTGAGTTTAACAACAAAGTAAATTACAAATTAATTGAAAAAGAAGCTGATCGTTTCGCTTCTGCATTTCTTTTACCAGCTTCAAGTTTTGGTAATGAAGTGATGTCTAGTTCACTTGATCATTTTGTCAGTTTAAAAAAACGTTGGAAAATTTCAATCCAAGCCATGGCATACCGAGCATATCAACTAAACATATTAAATGAATATCAATTTATTTATCTTAGAAAAAAATTAGCATCTAACAATCAGCTAAAAAATGAACCTCTTGATGATGTAATTCCTTTCGAAGAACCTTCTGCCTTAAAACAAGCCATTGAGCTTATACTTCAACATGGTATTAAGACAAAAGAAGAGTTAGTTTATGAAATTGGATTGTTTCGTAATGATATTGAGATCTTAGCTAACTTAGAGCCTGGATACCTACTGGATACAGCCAAACATTTAAATGTTATTTCCTTTAAATTGAAGAAAGATAAGCTCTAA